In the genome of Myxococcus stipitatus, one region contains:
- a CDS encoding YeeE/YedE family protein: MNSFLLPLLGGVLLGAGASLLLLFNGRIAGISGITAGLLTPARADTAWRAAFVGGLAVGGVVLALVRPESFGPPVLSGMGATLAAGLLVGFGTRLGNGCTSGHGVCGLARGARRSLVATLTFMAAGALTVFVTRHVLGGVS; the protein is encoded by the coding sequence ATGAACTCGTTCCTGCTCCCCCTCCTGGGGGGCGTCCTGCTGGGCGCAGGCGCCTCTCTGTTGCTCTTGTTCAACGGTCGCATCGCCGGCATCAGCGGAATCACCGCGGGCCTGCTGACGCCCGCCAGGGCGGACACCGCGTGGCGCGCCGCGTTCGTCGGTGGCCTCGCCGTGGGCGGCGTCGTGCTGGCGCTCGTCCGGCCGGAGTCCTTCGGCCCGCCCGTCCTGTCCGGCATGGGCGCCACGCTCGCCGCGGGACTGCTCGTGGGCTTCGGCACCCGGCTGGGCAACGGCTGCACCAGCGGCCACGGGGTCTGCGGTCTCGCGCGAGGCGCCAGGCGCTCGCTGGTCGCCACGCTCACGTTCATGGCCGCTGGCGCGCTCACGGTCTTCGTCACGCGGCATGTGCTGGGAGGTGTCTCGTGA
- a CDS encoding DUF485 domain-containing protein has protein sequence MSEPSRNDALEALASSRWRVAAALTVATLVAYFGFILLVAFNKPLMGQQLIPGLSVGIVLGALVIVTAWALTGIYMLWANGRYDRALNPLRR, from the coding sequence ATGTCCGAGCCCTCTCGAAACGATGCCCTGGAAGCACTCGCCTCGTCGCGCTGGCGGGTGGCCGCCGCGCTCACGGTGGCCACGCTGGTCGCCTACTTCGGCTTCATCCTGCTCGTCGCCTTCAACAAGCCGCTGATGGGCCAGCAGCTCATCCCCGGCCTGTCGGTGGGCATCGTCCTGGGGGCGCTGGTCATCGTCACCGCCTGGGCGCTGACGGGCATCTACATGCTCTGGGCCAACGGCAGGTACGACCGGGCCCTGAACCCACTGCGTCGCTGA
- a CDS encoding RNA polymerase sigma factor — protein MDATDRAARGGRSDAALVAAARKGDREALEALLARYASPVYRFGVRLCGSEEVARDVLQETLMTAFRGLHAFREQARLSTWLYQVARSHCSRERRREARGGVAVSLDEEAARVVPSGERPPDEAAHARKLGAEIRDALASLSATDREALLLRDVEGLSAEEAASKSGIDVRAHKSRLHRARMRLREKLDGGDT, from the coding sequence GTGGATGCGACAGACAGGGCGGCAAGGGGAGGACGGAGCGACGCGGCGCTCGTCGCGGCGGCACGCAAGGGAGACCGCGAGGCGCTGGAGGCCCTGCTCGCCCGGTATGCGTCGCCGGTGTACCGCTTCGGGGTGCGCCTGTGCGGCTCCGAGGAGGTGGCGCGCGACGTGCTCCAGGAGACGCTGATGACGGCCTTCCGTGGCCTGCATGCGTTCCGGGAGCAGGCGCGGCTGTCGACGTGGCTCTACCAGGTGGCGCGCTCCCACTGCTCGCGGGAGCGGCGGCGCGAGGCCCGAGGGGGCGTCGCCGTGTCGCTGGATGAAGAGGCCGCGCGCGTGGTGCCGTCCGGCGAGCGGCCCCCGGATGAGGCCGCCCACGCGCGGAAGCTGGGCGCGGAGATTCGGGACGCGCTGGCCTCGCTGTCCGCGACGGACCGGGAGGCGCTGCTGCTCCGCGACGTGGAGGGCCTGTCCGCCGAGGAGGCCGCGAGCAAGTCAGGCATCGACGTGCGCGCGCACAAGAGCCGCCTGCACCGCGCGCGCATGCGCCTGCGGGAGAAGCTGGACGGCGGCGACACGTAG
- a CDS encoding sigma-54 dependent transcriptional regulator, with protein MSRILVIEDEPIIRTELRRLLVRAGHDVSEAGAVQEAASDHALDSFDLVLSDLRLPGAPGTDVIALCPGVPVLIMTSYATVKSAVDAMKLGAVDYIAKPFDHDELLLQVERVLREGKLTRQNAALKREVEQSYSVSGMVGGCAAMRDVFERLRKVAPSPATVLVLGESGTGKELVARALHAQSPRADGPLVSVNCAAIPEGLLESELFGHEKGAFTGALTAHAGLVEAAHGGTLFLDEVGELPAPAQARLLRMLQDGEVRRVGSTRPRKVDVRIVAATHRDLPRRVQEGAFRQDLYFRLRVVEIRLPPLRERGEDLPVLARHLLEKACRKVGRAPMTLSPETLAALSTHPWPGNVRELENALERAVILADGPLVTPDLLALELPARDAAEEALEPAEPEADEPGGGSMEDYFRRFVLEHQEHMGETELARRLGISRKALWERRQKMGLPRTRA; from the coding sequence ATGAGTCGCATCCTGGTCATCGAGGACGAGCCCATCATCCGCACGGAGCTGCGCCGGCTGCTCGTGCGCGCGGGACATGACGTGTCCGAAGCAGGCGCCGTGCAGGAGGCCGCGAGTGACCACGCGCTCGACTCCTTCGACCTCGTGCTCTCGGACCTGCGGCTGCCGGGCGCTCCGGGAACGGACGTCATCGCACTGTGTCCGGGCGTCCCGGTGCTCATCATGACCAGCTACGCCACGGTGAAGTCCGCCGTGGACGCGATGAAGCTGGGTGCCGTGGACTACATCGCCAAGCCGTTCGACCACGACGAGCTGCTGCTCCAGGTCGAGCGGGTGCTGCGCGAAGGAAAGCTCACCCGGCAGAACGCGGCGCTGAAGCGCGAGGTCGAGCAGTCGTATTCGGTGAGCGGCATGGTGGGCGGCTGCGCGGCGATGCGCGACGTGTTCGAGCGGCTGCGCAAGGTGGCCCCCTCCCCCGCCACCGTGCTGGTGCTGGGCGAGTCCGGCACGGGCAAGGAGCTGGTGGCGCGGGCGCTTCATGCCCAGAGCCCTCGCGCGGACGGGCCGCTCGTCTCGGTGAACTGCGCGGCGATTCCCGAGGGCCTCCTCGAGAGCGAGCTGTTCGGCCACGAGAAGGGCGCCTTCACCGGCGCGCTCACCGCCCACGCGGGGCTGGTGGAGGCCGCGCACGGAGGCACGCTGTTCCTCGACGAAGTGGGCGAGCTGCCCGCGCCCGCGCAGGCCCGCCTGCTGCGCATGCTCCAGGACGGAGAGGTGCGGCGCGTGGGCTCCACGCGTCCTCGCAAGGTGGACGTGCGCATCGTCGCCGCCACGCACCGAGACCTGCCGCGTCGCGTGCAGGAAGGCGCCTTCCGCCAGGACCTCTACTTCCGGCTGCGCGTGGTGGAAATCCGCCTGCCGCCCCTGCGCGAGCGCGGCGAGGACCTGCCCGTCCTGGCCCGCCACCTGCTGGAGAAGGCCTGCCGGAAGGTCGGCCGCGCGCCCATGACGCTGTCGCCCGAGACACTCGCCGCGCTGTCCACCCACCCCTGGCCCGGCAACGTGCGCGAGCTGGAGAACGCCCTGGAGCGCGCCGTCATCCTCGCCGACGGCCCCCTCGTCACCCCGGACCTGCTCGCGCTGGAGCTCCCCGCGCGGGACGCCGCGGAGGAGGCACTCGAGCCCGCCGAGCCCGAGGCGGATGAGCCCGGCGGCGGCTCCATGGAGGACTACTTCCGGCGCTTCGTCCTGGAGCACCAGGAGCACATGGGCGAGACGGAGCTCGCCAGGCGTCTGGGCATCAGCCGCAAGGCGCTGTGGGAGCGGCGACAGAAGATGGGCCTGCCGCGCACACGCGCGTGA
- the acs gene encoding acetate--CoA ligase has protein sequence MTVAKDSFVAPKEHFSRASHVRSLEDYQRLYRQSLEAPEAFWGVQAQRLTWFHPPDTVREMNAEQVDFSWYSGGKLNVAYNCVDRHARERPGKTALLWAKNEPGEYQAITFRELQHHVGRVANVLKAHGVRKGDRVCIYLPMVPELAYTMLACARIGAVHSVVFAGFSAESLRERILDSGAKVLVTANEGPRGPKSVPTKAIADEAVEGLTQVTSVLVVQRTSREVPMVEGRDFWLNAEMARHRGVCPAEWMDAEDPLFILYTSGSTGKPKGVLHTTGGYLVYAATTHHYVFDVRPDDIHFCTADLGWVTGHSYLLYGPLANGTTTVLFESTPSYPDAGRLWQVVDDVKATVLYTAPTALRALIKEGDAWVKRSSRKSLRLLGSVGEPINPEVWRWYHDVVGEGRCPVVDTWWQTETGGILISPLPGATPCKPGSATLPFFGVEPVLLDDEGRVIEGNGVSGNLCLARSWPGQARTLYGHHQRFVETYYSRFPHLYFTGDGCRRDEDGYYWITGRVDDVLNVSGHRLGTAEVESALVAHEAVAEAAVVGFPHDIKGTGVCAFVTVKPDWVETSTEQMVGALKEQVRHVIGPIATPDRVVVVNGLPKTRSGKILRRMLRKIASGETENLGDATTLADPAVLDELLTKSLPTRAKS, from the coding sequence ATGACTGTCGCGAAGGATTCGTTCGTTGCGCCCAAGGAGCACTTCTCCCGCGCCTCCCATGTCCGGAGTCTGGAGGACTACCAGCGCCTCTATCGTCAGAGCCTGGAGGCCCCCGAGGCCTTCTGGGGCGTGCAGGCCCAGCGCCTCACCTGGTTCCATCCCCCGGACACGGTGCGGGAGATGAACGCCGAGCAGGTGGACTTCTCCTGGTACAGCGGCGGCAAGCTCAACGTCGCCTACAACTGCGTGGACCGCCACGCCCGCGAGCGCCCCGGCAAGACAGCCCTCCTCTGGGCGAAGAACGAGCCGGGCGAGTACCAGGCCATCACCTTCCGAGAGCTCCAGCACCACGTCGGCCGCGTCGCCAACGTGCTCAAGGCACACGGGGTCCGCAAGGGCGACCGCGTCTGCATCTATCTGCCCATGGTTCCGGAGCTCGCGTACACGATGCTCGCGTGCGCGCGCATCGGCGCGGTGCACTCGGTGGTGTTCGCGGGCTTCTCCGCGGAGTCGCTGCGCGAGCGCATCCTCGACTCGGGCGCGAAGGTGCTCGTCACGGCCAACGAGGGGCCCCGGGGCCCCAAGAGCGTGCCCACCAAGGCCATCGCCGACGAGGCCGTGGAGGGGCTCACGCAGGTGACGTCCGTCCTGGTGGTCCAGCGCACCTCGCGCGAGGTCCCCATGGTGGAGGGCCGCGACTTCTGGCTGAACGCGGAGATGGCGCGCCACCGCGGCGTCTGCCCCGCCGAGTGGATGGACGCGGAGGACCCGCTCTTCATCCTCTACACCTCCGGCTCCACCGGGAAGCCCAAGGGGGTGCTGCACACCACGGGCGGCTACCTGGTCTACGCGGCGACGACGCACCACTACGTCTTCGACGTGCGCCCGGACGACATCCACTTCTGCACCGCGGACCTGGGCTGGGTGACGGGCCACAGCTACCTGCTCTACGGCCCCCTCGCCAACGGCACCACCACCGTCCTCTTCGAGTCCACGCCCTCGTATCCCGACGCGGGCCGGCTCTGGCAGGTGGTGGACGACGTGAAGGCCACCGTCCTCTACACCGCGCCCACCGCGCTGCGCGCGCTCATCAAGGAGGGCGACGCGTGGGTGAAGAGGTCCTCGCGCAAGTCGCTGCGCCTGTTGGGCAGCGTGGGGGAGCCCATCAACCCGGAGGTGTGGCGCTGGTACCACGACGTGGTGGGCGAGGGCCGCTGCCCCGTCGTCGACACGTGGTGGCAGACGGAGACGGGCGGCATCCTCATCTCGCCGCTGCCCGGGGCCACGCCGTGCAAGCCCGGCTCCGCCACCCTGCCCTTCTTCGGCGTGGAGCCCGTGCTGCTGGACGACGAGGGCCGGGTGATTGAAGGCAACGGCGTCAGCGGCAACCTGTGCCTGGCGCGCTCGTGGCCGGGCCAGGCGCGCACGCTGTACGGCCATCACCAGCGCTTCGTGGAGACGTACTACTCGCGCTTCCCACACCTGTACTTCACCGGCGACGGCTGCCGCCGCGACGAGGATGGCTACTATTGGATTACCGGCCGCGTCGACGACGTCCTCAACGTGTCCGGCCACCGGCTGGGCACCGCGGAGGTGGAGAGCGCGCTGGTCGCCCACGAAGCCGTGGCCGAGGCCGCCGTGGTGGGCTTCCCCCACGACATCAAGGGCACGGGCGTGTGCGCCTTCGTCACCGTGAAGCCGGACTGGGTGGAGACCTCCACCGAGCAGATGGTGGGCGCGCTCAAGGAGCAGGTGCGCCACGTCATCGGCCCCATCGCCACGCCGGACCGGGTGGTGGTGGTCAACGGCCTGCCCAAGACGCGCTCCGGCAAGATTTTGCGCCGCATGCTGCGCAAGATTGCCTCCGGCGAGACGGAGAACCTGGGCGACGCCACCACCCTGGCCGACCCCGCCGTGCTCGACGAGCTGCTCACGAAGTCGCTTCCCACCCGCGCGAAGTCCTGA
- a CDS encoding DUF6691 family protein, translating into MKAAVMAGLAGLLFALGLGMGGMTNPAKVVGFLDVAGAWDPSLAFVMAGALGTYGLLRKLIVRRARPVLAKDFPPAPSAVVDGRLVGGAALFGIGWGLSGYCPGPALVSAPVGGATVLLFVGAMLVGMGVFRAWEVLRAPRTSSQPG; encoded by the coding sequence GTGAAGGCGGCGGTGATGGCGGGACTGGCGGGACTGCTCTTCGCGCTGGGCCTGGGCATGGGCGGCATGACGAACCCCGCGAAGGTGGTGGGTTTCCTCGATGTCGCCGGGGCGTGGGACCCCAGCCTCGCCTTCGTCATGGCGGGCGCGCTGGGCACCTATGGGCTCCTGCGCAAGCTCATCGTGCGCCGCGCGAGGCCCGTGCTCGCGAAGGACTTCCCGCCCGCGCCCTCGGCGGTGGTGGACGGGCGCCTGGTCGGTGGCGCGGCGCTGTTTGGCATTGGCTGGGGCCTGTCCGGTTACTGCCCGGGGCCCGCGCTGGTGTCCGCGCCGGTGGGAGGCGCCACTGTGTTGCTTTTTGTCGGGGCGATGCTGGTGGGGATGGGTGTTTTTCGCGCCTGGGAAGTCCTTCGCGCCCCCCGGACCTCCAGCCAACCTGGTTGA
- a CDS encoding solute symporter family protein — protein MNPTSTAGSQLGQPNATAILFFLLFVGVTLAITYWAARKTKTTSEFFAAGGGVSALQNGFALAGDYMSAASFLGIAGLVALSGFDGLIYSVGWLVGWPVVTFLIAEPLRNLGKYTFADVVAYRLKQTPVRLSAALGTLTVVSFYLIAQMVGAGNLIHLLFGLSYEVAVVIVGVVMILYVLFGGMIATTWVQIVKAVLLLAGASALAGAVLYRFGFSPVALFKEASQQYGAQVLAPGTLVSNPLETVSLGLALMFGTAGLPHILMRFYTVPDAKAARSSVFYATGLIGYFYLVTFILGFGAAVLVGRQAITGVDKGGNMAAPMLAEVVGGTGFLGFISAVAFATILAVVAGLTLSGAAALSHDLWSSVVRKGQAPEHEQLKVARLASLFLGVLAVVLGVVFKGQNVAFMVGLAFAIAASANFPALLLSMAWRRFTTQGAVASMLTGSFSAVLLIFLSPTVQIDLLKNTTALFPLKNPGIITMPLAFFVGIAVSLLFPEKESSERFAEVKHRMHVGAGKAAAAPVTPVPSVSPGAAPRPTATKA, from the coding sequence ATGAACCCCACATCCACAGCGGGCTCGCAGCTGGGCCAGCCCAACGCCACGGCCATCCTCTTCTTCCTGCTCTTCGTCGGCGTCACGCTGGCCATCACGTACTGGGCGGCGCGCAAGACGAAGACGACGTCGGAGTTCTTCGCCGCGGGCGGCGGAGTGAGCGCCCTGCAGAACGGCTTCGCGCTGGCGGGCGACTACATGAGCGCCGCCAGCTTCCTGGGCATCGCGGGCCTGGTGGCGCTCTCCGGCTTCGACGGACTCATCTACTCGGTGGGCTGGCTGGTGGGCTGGCCCGTGGTGACGTTCCTCATCGCGGAGCCCCTGCGCAACCTGGGCAAGTACACCTTCGCGGACGTGGTGGCGTACCGGCTCAAGCAGACGCCGGTGCGCCTGTCCGCGGCGCTGGGCACGCTCACCGTGGTGAGCTTCTACCTGATTGCGCAGATGGTGGGCGCCGGCAACCTCATCCACCTGCTCTTCGGGCTCTCCTACGAGGTCGCCGTCGTCATCGTCGGCGTGGTGATGATTCTCTACGTGCTGTTCGGCGGGATGATTGCCACCACGTGGGTGCAGATCGTGAAAGCGGTGCTGCTGCTCGCGGGCGCCTCCGCGCTGGCGGGCGCGGTGCTCTACCGCTTCGGCTTCAGCCCGGTGGCGCTCTTCAAGGAAGCCTCACAACAGTACGGCGCGCAGGTGCTGGCGCCGGGCACGCTGGTGAGCAACCCGCTGGAGACGGTGTCCCTGGGCCTGGCGCTGATGTTCGGCACCGCGGGCCTGCCGCACATCCTGATGCGCTTCTACACGGTGCCGGACGCGAAGGCGGCGCGCAGCAGCGTGTTCTACGCCACGGGCCTCATCGGCTACTTCTACCTCGTCACGTTCATCCTGGGCTTCGGCGCGGCGGTGCTCGTCGGACGCCAGGCCATCACCGGCGTGGACAAGGGCGGCAACATGGCGGCGCCCATGCTGGCGGAGGTGGTGGGCGGCACGGGCTTCCTGGGCTTCATCTCCGCGGTGGCCTTCGCCACCATCCTCGCGGTGGTGGCCGGCCTGACGCTGTCCGGCGCGGCGGCGCTGTCCCACGACTTGTGGTCCAGCGTGGTGCGCAAGGGCCAGGCGCCCGAGCACGAGCAGCTCAAGGTGGCGCGGCTGGCCAGCCTCTTCCTGGGCGTGCTCGCGGTGGTGCTGGGCGTGGTCTTCAAGGGGCAGAACGTGGCCTTCATGGTGGGGCTCGCGTTCGCCATCGCCGCGAGCGCCAACTTCCCCGCGCTGCTGCTGTCCATGGCCTGGAGGCGCTTCACCACGCAGGGCGCGGTGGCCAGCATGCTGACGGGCTCCTTCAGCGCGGTGCTGCTCATCTTCCTGTCGCCCACCGTTCAAATCGACCTGCTGAAGAACACGACCGCGCTGTTCCCCCTGAAGAACCCAGGCATCATCACCATGCCCCTGGCCTTCTTCGTGGGCATCGCCGTGTCCCTGCTGTTCCCGGAGAAGGAGTCGAGTGAGCGCTTCGCCGAGGTGAAGCACCGCATGCACGTGGGCGCGGGCAAGGCGGCCGCGGCTCCCGTGACGCCAGTGCCCTCGGTCAGTCCCGGCGCGGCGCCTCGGCCCACGGCCACCAAGGCGTGA